From the genome of Halorussus caseinilyticus, one region includes:
- a CDS encoding adenosylcobinamide amidohydrolase — protein sequence MVEFETTVREGVLRVRREGARWLSTGWGGGERRGDAAYNVSVPEGFDRTDLDAYLAERRQRAGFGESGPCLLTGVELRHARGARCGPVSAIGTAGVSNPAALPMVAASESADASADSGAGGERAESASDADSAPEIGTVNVLVGTHRALADGALANLLAVAVETKTATLLAETGFPGTTSDAVVAACDPAGEEVAFTGSATEVGACARACVREAVRAALDSRYGDRTDDTIPASVADADHGVVTDRRAVVFKP from the coding sequence GTGGTTGAGTTCGAGACCACCGTCCGCGAGGGCGTCCTCAGGGTGCGCCGCGAGGGAGCGCGGTGGCTCTCGACCGGGTGGGGAGGGGGTGAGCGCCGGGGCGACGCCGCCTACAACGTCTCGGTGCCCGAGGGGTTCGACCGGACCGACCTCGACGCCTACCTCGCCGAGCGCCGCCAGCGGGCCGGATTCGGCGAATCCGGCCCGTGTCTGCTCACGGGCGTCGAACTCCGCCACGCTCGCGGCGCGCGGTGCGGACCGGTCTCGGCGATTGGGACCGCTGGCGTCTCGAACCCGGCCGCGCTCCCGATGGTCGCCGCGAGCGAGTCCGCCGACGCGTCGGCGGACTCGGGCGCTGGCGGCGAGCGCGCGGAATCGGCGTCCGACGCCGATTCCGCGCCCGAAATCGGCACCGTCAACGTCCTCGTCGGCACCCACCGGGCGCTGGCCGACGGCGCGCTGGCGAACCTGCTGGCGGTCGCAGTCGAGACCAAGACCGCGACTCTGCTCGCCGAGACCGGGTTTCCGGGCACCACGTCCGACGCCGTGGTCGCGGCGTGCGACCCGGCGGGCGAGGAAGTCGCCTTCACGGGGTCCGCGACCGAAGTCGGGGCCTGCGCCCGGGCTTGCGTCCGCGAGGCGGTGCGAGCGGCCCTCGACTCCCGGTACGGGGACCGGACCGACGATACGATTCCCGCGTCGGTCGCCGACGCCGACCACGGCGTCGTGACCGACCGGCGCGCAGTAGTGTTTAAACCATGA
- a CDS encoding cob(I)yrinic acid a,c-diamide adenosyltransferase → MTNDTESSSGGIDPSTPDEFGLVQAWWGDGKGKTTAALGMGFRAAGHGYRVHLLQFMKGGANSVEDARGEYAAIDALPTFTYETTGEYGWHGFADGSDDDQHAARAKAALARARDAADEGYHMLILDEVLYAANRGLVEPEAVREFVASKPDGLELVLTGGHRRPEYVADLADLVTHVEKERHPIEDGQGARKGTEY, encoded by the coding sequence ATGACTAACGATACAGAATCCAGCTCCGGCGGCATCGACCCATCGACCCCCGACGAGTTCGGTCTCGTGCAGGCGTGGTGGGGCGACGGGAAGGGCAAGACCACCGCGGCGCTCGGCATGGGCTTTCGGGCCGCGGGTCACGGCTACCGCGTCCACCTGCTCCAGTTCATGAAGGGCGGCGCGAACAGCGTCGAGGACGCTCGCGGGGAGTACGCCGCCATCGACGCCCTTCCGACGTTCACCTACGAGACCACCGGCGAGTACGGGTGGCACGGCTTCGCGGACGGGAGCGACGACGACCAACACGCCGCCCGCGCGAAGGCGGCGCTGGCCCGCGCCCGCGACGCCGCCGACGAGGGCTACCACATGCTGATTTTGGACGAAGTGCTGTACGCCGCCAACCGGGGTCTCGTCGAACCCGAGGCGGTCCGGGAGTTCGTCGCGTCGAAACCCGACGGTCTCGAACTCGTCCTGACCGGCGGCCACCGGCGTCCCGAGTACGTCGCGGACCTCGCGGACCTCGTGACCCACGTCGAGAAGGAACGCCACCCCATCGAGGACGGGCAGGGCGCGCGGAAGGGCACCGAGTACTGA
- a CDS encoding aminotransferase class I/II-fold pyridoxal phosphate-dependent enzyme: MDPDSVRGAERVPHGGRDDPDLLEFSANTNPRTPPGTREVYAESFDPSRSYPDDDYPAFRRAAADFADCDPEAVVPTAGGLAALRLAFAVGVSPGDSVLVPYPSFGEYAREVRLQGGDPAFVPHDELLDADPAGHAAAVVCNPNNPTGDAYDADALREFAARCRDAGTLLVADEAFLGFTDRPSLAGRSGVVVARSLTKLFGLPGLRAGFAAATGELGADLATARRAWSLGTPAARVGAHCLCQSAFVAETRQRVRRERNRMADALRGEFGVHPSDAPFLLLDVGERDPAEIVASAREQGVALRDATTFRGLDSHVRVAVRTPDENDRLLEVLAGG; this comes from the coding sequence ATGGACCCGGATAGCGTCCGCGGGGCCGAGCGGGTGCCCCACGGCGGGCGCGACGACCCCGACCTGTTGGAGTTCAGCGCGAACACCAACCCCCGGACGCCGCCGGGAACCCGCGAGGTCTACGCCGAGTCGTTCGACCCCTCTCGGTCGTATCCCGACGACGACTACCCCGCGTTCCGGCGGGCCGCGGCCGACTTCGCGGACTGCGACCCGGAGGCGGTCGTTCCGACTGCCGGGGGTCTGGCGGCGCTCCGCCTCGCGTTCGCCGTCGGCGTCTCGCCCGGCGACTCCGTGCTGGTCCCGTACCCGAGTTTCGGCGAGTACGCCCGCGAGGTGCGCTTGCAGGGCGGCGACCCCGCGTTCGTGCCCCACGACGAACTCCTCGACGCCGACCCCGCGGGCCACGCCGCGGCGGTCGTCTGCAACCCCAACAACCCGACCGGGGACGCCTACGACGCCGACGCCCTCCGGGAGTTCGCGGCCCGGTGTCGGGACGCCGGGACGCTTCTGGTCGCCGACGAGGCCTTCCTCGGGTTCACCGACCGACCGTCGCTGGCCGGGCGCTCGGGGGTCGTGGTCGCTCGCTCGCTGACCAAACTCTTCGGCCTGCCGGGTCTCCGGGCCGGGTTCGCGGCGGCGACCGGCGAACTCGGCGCGGACCTCGCTACCGCCCGGCGCGCGTGGAGTCTCGGAACGCCCGCGGCCCGCGTCGGTGCCCACTGCCTGTGCCAGTCGGCGTTCGTCGCCGAGACCCGCCAGCGCGTCCGCCGGGAACGAAACCGGATGGCCGACGCCCTCCGCGGGGAGTTCGGCGTCCATCCCTCGGATGCGCCCTTCCTCCTGCTGGACGTTGGCGAGCGCGACCCCGCAGAAATCGTCGCGTCGGCCCGCGAGCAGGGGGTCGCGCTCCGGGACGCCACCACTTTCCGGGGGTTGGATTCGCACGTCAGGGTCGCGGTCCGGACTCCCGACGAGAACGACCGTCTGCTGGAGGTGCTGGCAGGTGGTTGA